TATTAGTGGGCAATTATCTAGCGAGTAGTACTCATACAGAACCGCCTACACATGCAGAGGAGAAACCAtgcaacatcatcaccatttatttatatagcgccactagttccacagcgctgtacagagaactcactcacatcagttcctgctccattggagtttacagtctaaattccctaacacacacacaaagacacagacagacacatagactagggtcaattttgttagcagccaattaacctaccagtatgtttttggagtgtgggaggaaaccggagcacctggaggaaacacacgctaacacggggagaacatacaaacttctcacagataaggccatggtcgggaattgaactcacgaccccagtgatgtaaggcaggagtgctaaccactgagccactgtgctgcccaaatatgTTTGTCACGTGACTCCCTTCCAAATGAaccttatcatcatcaacatcaacatttatttatatagcgccatgaaattccgtagcgctttacaattgggaacaaacattaataagacaatactgggtaatacatacagacagagaggtaagagaaccctgctcgaaagcttacaatctatagattgTATGAGAGGGGGCTGTGTGATTGGCCATTGCCAGCTGTCGCAGTGTGAAAGCAGGGAAGTCGCAGGGAACGATGAAACAAGATACATTATTCTAAGTGGTAGCACTAGTTTTACATTAGAATGGGCTCAGGGCAAATAGCAAGTGTGACACCAACCATAGAGATATAACTGTACTTGTCAACTTTAAAATACTTTTCTCCGAGAGATCTCAGAGGGGGATCTTAGCCCCATCCCCACAGTGGCATAAAGTTGTATTGTGCAGTTGTCCATATGTACACTGCATAGATTGCAGATtctacaaaaatgtagaaataataaTCTAGAGCCAAGAACTAAGATGAGTgatggcggccattttgttgaagccaaggCAGATACTCACAAAAATGTTTCCTAGGCTGTAGACAATGCGGGACAGTTCATTTCATGCATATACTGACTACGAAGCCAACACTAATAGATCAGCATCCTACTCGATGGATtgtgtccttcattttaattctCATATCACTTGCCTCATCCACTCTTCACTTTTACGGACTTCTTTCTTCTCATATTAGTCAACTCTTACATCCTCCTTCACTCTTCTACTGTCTTCTTCTTATAATGCTTCTTTCCCCAGTGGGCCTCCTGGTATCCTCCTACCCACCTTTACAAAAGGCTTCCGTCTCTGAAGAAGTGACGTTAAATTGTGAGGTGTGGGGGGACACAGAAGGTGTGAACGTGGAATGGCACCTACAAAAGGATGGCAAAGGGCAAAGACTAAACCCTGAAGACGACTCACATATCACTATGACACAGGAGGAACAAGAAGGGAGAAAAGATTTGTCTCTGATCATAAGACAGCTGCTTGCGCATGATGACGGGACGTACATTTGCGCAGTGACTTCCGGACAGCACCAACTGCAGCAAATTCTCCAACTGCAAATCAGAGGTAATCTAGTCATTTACAGGGAACTGTTCCTGTCAAATTGGTGCAGGAAGAGTGTGGTGGTAAATGCATCTCTATGAAACACAATTCACGCATCCAACTTGTACTTTATATTTCTGCTGGTACAGCCTATGCTGTGGAAGGGagtcacacatttttttagaaATTGGGGAGATCCTTTAGAACTTAGATTCGAGCTTGGGAAACACCAACATTTAGGAttttggctaattaatggcttTGCAGGAGCTGAAATTAAGGCTTTACCAAGTCATTAAATTGGAAGAGAAGACTCTTCTTTGCAACGGAGATCTCTTGTCTTCCTaggcttactctcccggaatgtctgggaggttcatgaatttcagggaatcctcccagactcccgggagagtagaggACAGCATTGATGAAGCGATACGGGTGGGTCTTGATGAATTACGTCCTCATGGCCCCCAGAGGGGAGGTACAAAAAGTAAGTCTCTTGGACACCAAGGGGCAGAGATAGAAGAATAGTTAGGATCTCTTCTACGAAGGCTCTATTACTAGAAAGTAGAATGGTGGACCTTCTGTCCTCCTGGGCCGAAGGCAGATGTCCCTTTTACccattttctctggatccatgGAACAAATATAGCAGCGTCAAAGGCTAACTACCATTTGTGGATTTACATCTGTTTTTCAACCTTAATAACCGAATATGCTTAACGAGTTATcttaataagaaaaaatatatagataaaaaccAAAGAACGAAGAAATACCGTAGTAGCGGAGTGCAGCGGCTGCAGGGCCCACCCATgtgggcaggggcggatctagaaaaaatgtctaccccgggcgatttagggggggcgatttaggccccaccccctttctgacacctaaggctgccggcggctgcacactatgtgcaggtccgctcggcagtgacaatgtgctgcctggctgctgtgattgtgtttaaacacaatcagagcagctgggcagcacattgtcactgccgagcggacctgcacatagtgtgcagtcgtcggcagcaagcccctgctagggggggggcgattgcccccccccccccctgaatctGCCACTGCATGTGGGGCCCGTCTGTCCTGTCATTGTCACATGACCTTTGTATTACTATGGAGCCCACGCCCCTATGTACATGTTTTCTAATTCAAGTTAAGAGCTACTAATAAAGTCAATACATTATAAAGAGGTATGATAACCAAATGTAAACACACAATCCATAGAAATGTgattaaaattataaataatgtacTATTATTCGCAGAAAAGTCCAACTTCATATGTAAAAAGTACATATAGGgtggatttatcaaacattctaaaaaggaaaattggaggtgttgttcatcgcaaccaataagattctagctatgatttatctagaatgtactagataaatgatagcttgaagCTGTAAGATTTGCCTATATATTTTGCTTCTATTTCCAAGTAACTAGGGTCTCTCTTAATTACTCAGACTCATTTCTACTTAGACCAACTATCCGTTGTTGGATTCATCCTGATAAATATTGTAGTTCTATAATAATTACTTTCAGAACATCAGTAGCTTGTGATAAATATAGAAAGATTTTCTTGTGGTATCATCCCACGTGTGTCTAGGTAGTAATGGCCAAACTGCTCTGCTTTTGAGCTTTTTGGCAAGAGGAGTAAAAACTCTGCTAACACTTCCTATAGGATGATGTGACTTTTTAGGTTTAGCTGACGTTTACATAGTTATATTGTTTAGCTCAGTAATACATAGGGGAAAATATAtccagctgcaggtttgaaaaagtggagatgttgcctatagcaaccactcagattctagctttcatgttgtagaatgtaataaagatgactagaatctgattggttgctataggcaacatctccactttttcaaacccgcagcttgataaatttatcccagaCTATGACATATATCATGCTCAATATTGCATTTACTTGGTTTTTATTAGTTGCGACTTCCATGGAACAAAGTCTACTAAGAGTAATTTTGCGGTAAGACCATGCTCACAGATGTATGTTTGTCCTCAGAGCCCCCTCAGGTTACAGTTTTTCTGAGCACAGATCCAACACCCACTGTGACTTGCTGCACGAACCGGTACTATCCGCTGGATGTGGAGGTGTCTTGGTTGCTGAACGGGGTGCCGGTTACTCATGCATCCCCCATAACGTCCAGTCATCGCAGGAACAAGGATGGGACCTACAATTTGACCAGCTACCTTGAGGCTCCCATGCCTCCAACTGGCGCCCCTCCAGATATATACACTTGTGCTGTGTCACACGTGTCCAGCGATGATCCAATCGAGGTCCAGGTCCATGTTCTCCCACCAGGTAGATACACGACTTCCTCAAACTGTCCTAAGATATATATATGGAACGTTTTGGATGGGATTATGGGCAAAAGTTTTGTTTTCTTTGATTGAGGTTAATAAAGCTGGCTTGATGCTTGGAATAGCCTAAAGGCACCAATCAAAGGTGGCGGGACAATCGGGACCATGGGCGGGGTCAGCAggaccaaccaatcagaatgAGGGGGACGTGACTATGctaaatccccctcccccccctaaaATTGAAGTCTAGGTGCGCCCCTGATTGGGGGGAGGGTATGATGTCACTGCAGACTTGGCCAGGTGCAAAACCTGATTCCATTCCCTGTGCTGAGCACAATTAACTTAGCAAAATGATTTAGGTTTCAGTGTCTTTAAAGTGCATTTccatcttttttttactttttcttttgagAGTTTAAATGCACTAAATAGATCCAAACggtctatttaaaaaatataacccaCATCCTATATGTAACAGTTagtgtcacgaatcaatgtaggaatacagccaaggagctatggataaggtgaaaaaacaagtttattgctggagagtatgaacagatgatgaaataatgagcttgcagaaattaccagatatacagcagttccaggcagcaagtacagggaaaggtacaggtaagtcccaggttcacagatgaaacagcagaatgtatgttgacatagatctcaagcagcataaaccaggagcacaacaggaggaagtgaccacagactgtaacatcaataaccagccatgtgtgctgggagtgacaggtatatataagggaaaagagaacacacccaggtgcatgggataattggagaacgggttaactcttaatgcaaacatgaaaagcacgatagcagcacctctggtgatcagaggtactgctgcaaatacacactaataaagtctaatagtccaggaggcagaagctgccaggcaaagcagtatgccctgcaaggggcttgcaggcagatcctgacagttaGTTATACTCTGTTCACACCCGGTGACCTTGGCAGCGTGATGCGCCAGTGAGGTAGGGCTGTAGGAGAGTGTGGGCGTCGGACTCCATCGCAATGAGAGGAACGTCAGGAGACATTAGGCCCATATATACTCTACTAAAAAGTGTGTATAGCAGATGTCACACATAGGATgggggttatatttattaaataaacccttCGGGTGGAGGTTCAAAGGTGAACAATCTCTTCAAGGCGGTTGTTATCAAAATTGATGTTATTGACTTTCTAAGTTTTAACTACTTTTTTTCACAGCAGATACAGACAAATTAACCTAATCTGCTCCTTTCCCTATAAAGGTACCCATACGAGTTGTGATTACGATGAACATTTTCATAACATTGCTCCTGAGATTTCCCTAAACAGGTTCCAGAGTTTTCTGGAATTTAAATTCTACAACATAATCAGGACTTGTTCCCGGCCTCATATCTTATAAGAGTCAGCACTGGGCTTTCAACCAATTTCCAGTCTTTCTGGATCCACTTTTTCCCCCCCAACGACTTACTATGAAGATGTTTTTCTACTGTCATTATATATTTTGCACTTCAAAAATGATGTAACACCTCCTCCAGGAACTCTGTTGTCAAACAAACACTTGTGTTTCAGAATGACATGACCAATCCACTATTTCTCCTCTAATGTCCTCCATTGGACATCTGAGCCCTTTTGCAAAAGAAAACCATTGAGCaattcttttattttacattaacactctaaatattgtatattgtatgccATTGTGCATGAATGAATCCAGTCGGACACCATGCCATCTGCTGTTGCCTATAGATTTACAGAAACCTAGCTTAAATGGCTTGCACACTTATACCTGGGGgttgatttactaaaccttctaaaagggaaagaggaggtgtcagccaatcagattctagctatcattttctacactgtactagataaatgatagctagaatctgattggttgctatgggtaacacctctactttttcctTTAAGCAAATCTACCCTCTGGTGTAGCAGTACACATAGGAGATTGGGCACCATCAGTCAGCTGACATGACTAAGTAGTACCTGCAcaacaattactttaatagaatCGACATATTCTATTGCACCAAGACACATTGACATTAATACAGTATTTTCCTCCCTCTGGATAGAAACTATGGTTTCCTCGGGAATCCTTGGCTTCATCATCTCATTCATCGTCTTCATCGTCGCACTGAAAGGCATATATATGTTCGCACAGACAatgagggagggagaaagagaaatGAAAAAAACTAAATGACGATAAGGATTCCAAACGGAACGGGGACTTAAAGGAAAAAAGTGATGTTTACAAGAAGTTCCTACCAGTGACAATTGTAATAATATGCGAATATCTGTTGTATATAATGCTGAAAATGGGTTTAAATGTAAATTTCAGGCATTTACTGGATAACTTAAAGATGTCTTTgagtaaaatgttttgtatttcatTTGGAGCATTCACATGACATCTTGGTTATGTACAAAAAGATGATTACAGATAGCTTTTCACTCTACAAGGGGTCAGGGGTAACCCGACATAGGCTGTTATTATTTCCATCTATACATAAGAGTTTCACACCACTTGAGCTATTTGACAGAcacttattttataattatactgTTCTTTTCCTAAGGGTTGTAACTAAGGATTGGGCGATAAATAAATAATCCCTGCGTTAACTACATCAAGAATGCATTGCAACAATAAGATAGATatcctagaaaaaataaatatatatatatatatatatattacactttaaTATATTACgcagatattatattatacaaacaTATGGCTCTGAGTCCCCTTTCTCTCCCCTGCAACTAATTACTGTAGCCTCCGCTTTTTTGACTAGCACCAGATCCCATCGCCGTACTCAAATTTTTTATTACTGCAATACTACTATAATATCAGGAGCAGTGGTGGAAATGGGATGTATACGGTtttatgccataccaccacttctactactgcctttattttaaaactataacattccagtcacttctaaacttctataccgccacttctaaatttccacttcggccACTGATCAGGATACGGTTCTAAACGTGGGACGGCTTTCGGTTTTCAGTAATGCAGTAGGGAGGTTACTGTAGTATACCTTCATGGTTTGTATCTGCATTGTTATCTTGGAGTTTAGTGTCCCTTTAAGATATATCACATTAATCTTAAAATAATAGCTTAATTTATTCCAAAAATATATTGAAGGTATTAGAAAGGGTATTTCTTAAACATTGAAAGCTATATCAGCTGGTGTTTGAGATAAACTGACAGAGAAAAGGGGTTTTAAACTAAAAGAAAATAGGGTTTAGCTAATTAGACTTGATTTGCAGGTGTTTTGCCAAACTCTGTCCAGTTTGCAACAATTAGCACAGAGCCAGGCATGCTgatatttgtagttccacaacagctggacaaACACAGAAGGCAAATGACAGATTGTTTCATATGGCTTCACCTGGGTTTTTTGACAAAATAGTGATGGCTGGAGCATGTATAATGggtacatactgactgatagacAGAATAATgaactgtaaaatgtaattttcttataaaatgacagaaataCAGAAGACACTGTAGATATAAAAGGTGAGACAGGAAGACTCAGCTGGGTGGTGTTGGCAGAATATCACAGTGGTCGTTTTATCCCCGGAATAACATAACAAAGGTATGTCTGTGCCGACTGGCCATCAGGTGAAGAAATAGACTAGAAGAGAAGCAGAAACAGAACTTGAGTTGAGCACCAACAGGGGGACTGTTTCAGCAAATGAACTTCAATCTACAGTATCACCGTTCTGCTTTTCTGAGGATGTGGGTGGTGGAATGTGATGCATGcatggtcccccccccccccacaaatcaGGAGAGCAGATTTGGGGAATCCGTAGCAGTTGGACAGTATTGCCAAGACACCATGCCACAAGCCCCATAGAAGCTGTATGGGTTGAGATGGAGACAGTGGAGTTAGGTGGGGGACTGTTAGGCTTTGATGAAGCGTTGGGTTTTTAAGGTTTTGTTTAAAACTTTGGGTGCTGGTGGAGATACTGATTCAGTGTATTacataggtggggagcagcacaggagaagtcttggtgCCAGCAGTGGGATGTGGTTATCCGTAGAGTCAAGACTTTGGTCATTGATAGAGCCGAGAGGGAAGAAGGGAATGTATAGTGAGATGAGGTAGTAGATGTAGTCGGTGggggtagggaggggggggggggggaggcggctGAGAGCtttgtgagggtgaggagtttgaattatATTCTTTGAAGAAAGGGGAGCTCTATTTTAGGGATTAGCAAAGCTGGGACGTGGAGTGGAattatccagaaaggaaaatCACAGTCACTACGGTATTGTGGGCAAATTAAAGTGCGAGACACAAGTGGCAACGAGTGCAGACAGGctgaggttacagtagtcaagatgggagataatGAGATGAGAGTTTTGGTAGCTTCAAGGGTGAGAAAAGGTTGTATACTGGAAAAGTTTTAAAAGTGGAGGTGACAGGCCTAGACGAGAGACTGGATAAAGGGTGTGAAGGGGATGGTGGAGGTAAGGGCGACACAAGCAGTGGATATGAGTACAGAGGAGAGTGTGGTGTTGTCCATGGTGAGAGATATGTGTGGGTAGGAAGGGGCAGGGCAGAAACTCTAGAAAAAGGGAAGAGGGTGAGCTCAGTTTTAGACATTTTGAGCTTTAAGCAGCATTGGGACATAAAAGTGGAGATTTCAGAGAGCCAGCTGGATGCACAAGaaataagggaaggggagaggcaGATTTAGGTGTCATCAGTGTATAGCTGGATAGGAGAAGGAGTTGATTAGTTTTTCAGGTacagagagtggtcaacggtgtagAAAGCAACAGAGCGGTCTAGGAGTTTGAGCATGAAAAGAGACTAAGGCATATCTGACAATGCAATGCCACGGAATAAGCGGCTCTCACACTGCATCCTTGTAAAAGAAGGTGGTTCGACAATTGCAATTCCAGGAAAAAAAAGCACATCGCTTTAAATATGCACCTTAACCCATTCACATGTTCATTAGGAATATTTTTAGAACTTGAATTTAGTTGGGGTCATGTGATCAAAACTGTGTACAGTTTATTTTTGTGAC
The nucleotide sequence above comes from Mixophyes fleayi isolate aMixFle1 chromosome 6, aMixFle1.hap1, whole genome shotgun sequence. Encoded proteins:
- the TAPBPL gene encoding tapasin-related protein, with the protein product MKKNGYLLLGLILTLNSSSVWGAAVPQLQRAVDVVLPCEYVLLQTGHGGLGFMRQKVTLILRNITMSTEQQMDPLPDYQLPEEPEMTIFEATVNLAPLPFAERLLHVECEGEEVVCEISPLFSQFYAAHIRLPEISIAIVARTESTNDVSDQPLSDNTIVPMTVGLLVSSYPPLQKASVSEEVTLNCEVWGDTEGVNVEWHLQKDGKGQRLNPEDDSHITMTQEEQEGRKDLSLIIRQLLAHDDGTYICAVTSGQHQLQQILQLQIREPPQVTVFLSTDPTPTVTCCTNRYYPLDVEVSWLLNGVPVTHASPITSSHRRNKDGTYNLTSYLEAPMPPTGAPPDIYTCAVSHVSSDDPIEVQVHVLPPETMVSSGILGFIISFIVFIVALKGIYMFAQTMREGEREMKKTK